A window of Candidatus Dojkabacteria bacterium contains these coding sequences:
- a CDS encoding PspC domain-containing protein, whose amino-acid sequence MAEKRLTRSSSDKVIAGVCGGLGAYFGLDPMLVRVLFIVAAFFMGATFWIYLILWLILPLDTAKSGSDTVSTGANEMAEKANEVMKGVEKGLKGDNGKK is encoded by the coding sequence ATGGCAGAGAAAAGACTTACACGCTCCTCATCAGATAAAGTAATCGCAGGCGTCTGCGGCGGACTAGGAGCATACTTCGGACTCGATCCAATGCTTGTACGAGTACTATTCATCGTTGCAGCATTCTTCATGGGTGCTACCTTCTGGATCTACCTCATCCTCTGGCTAATCCTCCCTCTTGATACAGCTAAGTCAGGCAGTGACACAGTTTCCACAGGTGCAAACGAGATGGCAGAGAAAGCCAACGAGGTGATGAAGGGTGTTGAGAAGGGTCTTAAGGGTGACAACGGCAAGAAATAG
- a CDS encoding PspC domain-containing protein, whose product MATTSKKSKGKIKPSKAKSGVENAAKNVKAAENVAATVTEIPQQPAADPAPKSEPAPKPERPTKEEGIPKVQFTSTKRLHRSSDSIIGGVCAGIAEYIEVDPILVRLAFIALTMAGGAGVFLYIALWILIPEDDGVAGVSSSEMINEESIRKNTADVVSKGNDIWESVKEGSKQGNARTVFGLIAVFLGCYFWLENMGLLGWFDFGDIWPVILVGIGAVLLLKKK is encoded by the coding sequence ATGGCAACTACCTCTAAGAAAAGCAAAGGTAAAATCAAACCTTCAAAAGCAAAATCAGGCGTTGAGAATGCAGCCAAGAATGTTAAAGCAGCCGAGAATGTAGCGGCGACCGTAACGGAGATTCCACAGCAGCCCGCAGCCGACCCAGCTCCCAAGTCCGAGCCAGCCCCTAAGCCCGAGCGACCGACCAAAGAAGAAGGCATTCCCAAGGTCCAATTTACCTCGACCAAGCGCCTCCACCGCAGCTCCGATTCAATCATTGGCGGTGTTTGTGCAGGTATAGCCGAGTATATCGAGGTCGACCCTATCCTGGTACGACTCGCCTTCATCGCACTCACAATGGCAGGTGGCGCAGGTGTATTCCTCTATATCGCGCTCTGGATCTTGATCCCTGAAGATGATGGTGTCGCTGGTGTATCTAGCTCAGAGATGATCAATGAAGAATCGATCCGCAAGAATACCGCAGATGTTGTAAGCAAAGGCAACGATATCTGGGAATCAGTCAAAGAGGGTAGCAAGCAGGGCAATGCACGAACTGTTTTCGGTCTCATCGCTGTATTCCTGGGATGCTATTTCTGGCTTGAGAATATGGGATTACTCGGATGGTTTGACTTCGGCGATATCTGGCCAGTGATATTGGTGGGCATTGGGGCAGTTTTGTTGCTGAAGAAGAAGTAG
- the dcm gene encoding DNA (cytosine-5-)-methyltransferase, which produces MYLSQKLQQEREFKGLTQRELADLSGVNYSTITKLESGVYQNPTLDTIMKISSALEIKIESLLQPRKEFGMPSNTMIESHAEVKGVKFTFIDLFAGIGGIRIAFERQGGRSLFSSEIDKYAVKTYQANYGETPAGDITQIDATNIPDHDILLAGFPCQPFSIAGVSKRQSLGRGHGFFDETKGTLFFDIARIIEVKRPKIVFLENVKNLMSHDKGRTFEVIINTLKELDYIPYYKVNDGQHFVPQHRERTIIVAFDNKVFKGKENFEFPELPKKEVRLSDILEKEVDPKYTLTDKLWEYLQNYAKKHKEKGNGFGYGLADFNGITRTLSARYYKDGSEILIPQEGKNPRRLTPRECARLQGFPEDFIIPVSDTQAYKQFGNAVVVPLMEYLANSVVKSLGYVRK; this is translated from the coding sequence ATGTATTTATCACAGAAATTACAACAAGAGAGAGAATTTAAAGGTCTAACTCAAAGAGAGCTTGCCGACTTATCTGGGGTAAATTACTCAACAATTACCAAGCTTGAGAGCGGTGTGTATCAAAATCCTACTCTCGATACCATTATGAAAATAAGTAGCGCCCTTGAGATAAAGATTGAAAGTCTCTTACAACCGCGGAAAGAATTTGGAATGCCTTCTAACACAATGATTGAATCCCACGCTGAAGTCAAAGGTGTAAAATTTACCTTTATTGACCTCTTCGCAGGTATTGGAGGAATTAGAATTGCCTTTGAGAGGCAAGGCGGGCGCTCTTTGTTTTCTTCTGAAATTGATAAGTATGCGGTTAAAACCTACCAAGCTAACTACGGTGAGACGCCTGCTGGCGATATTACCCAAATTGATGCCACAAATATACCTGATCACGATATTTTACTAGCAGGATTTCCATGCCAACCTTTTTCAATCGCTGGAGTTTCAAAAAGGCAGAGTTTGGGCAGGGGTCACGGTTTCTTTGATGAAACAAAGGGAACATTATTTTTCGACATCGCAAGAATTATTGAAGTGAAGAGGCCTAAAATCGTGTTTCTCGAAAATGTGAAGAACCTTATGTCACATGATAAAGGAAGGACTTTCGAAGTAATAATCAACACACTAAAAGAGCTTGATTACATACCATACTATAAAGTTAATGACGGACAGCATTTTGTCCCACAGCACAGGGAAAGAACAATTATTGTAGCTTTTGATAATAAAGTATTTAAAGGCAAAGAGAATTTTGAATTTCCAGAGCTACCTAAAAAAGAAGTGAGGCTCTCAGATATTCTTGAAAAAGAGGTTGACCCTAAATATACACTTACTGATAAACTGTGGGAGTATCTTCAAAACTATGCGAAAAAACATAAAGAAAAGGGTAATGGATTTGGTTATGGGCTTGCTGATTTTAATGGAATCACTAGAACCTTAAGTGCTAGGTATTACAAAGATGGATCAGAGATTCTTATCCCTCAGGAAGGTAAAAACCCAAGAAGGCTTACCCCAAGAGAATGTGCAAGACTTCAAGGTTTCCCTGAGGATTTCATAATTCCTGTTTCCGATACACAAGCATATAAGCAGTTCGGAAATGCTGTAGTTGTTCCTTTAATGGAGTACTTAGCTAATTCAGTTGTTAAATCATTAGGATATGTTAGAAAATAA
- the mutS gene encoding DNA mismatch repair protein MutS has protein sequence MKKTPMMEQYLGVKRQYPDKIVLFRMGDFYETFGDDAKLASKVLNITLTTRDKATDPTPLAGFPHHALDQYLPKIIKSGHSAVVVDQLEDPKLAKGVVKRGVTRVVTPGTLDGDLADSRKNPYVMAVVQDKEKIGVAFADLSTGEFKITEIPLSRDSLNSLIAAHDPVEILLPDSETSLKFNEIPVQLISAAESKPAAAEKTLKEFYKAKSLDSLFIADYKLAARAASMLISYILDTQKMNPEHISRPQYFSTQGTMVLDRATIRNLDLVQNSYTGQSHDTLLEVLDDTRTVMGRRMLYSWVINPLLNLHEINERHEVVEYFHNDFELLNEIRKLLSEVSDTERIVGKVGLNRASARDLKGLQLSLQNMLQISDRLAEHSELLEKFKFAQLFSDEKLPINSLITRLDSTISDSPPTTISEGGIVKAGYSPEVDELRSLAGSSNSGQKNEWVQEMVEVEKAKTGIPSLKIGFNKVFGYYIEVTNAHIDKVPGYYIRKQTLVNCERFITDELKKKEEVILGAEERLFKLEYNIFQELREELLPYLTAIKQLSHETGKLDVLAGFANIARSNLYIKPIMHDFGVRDGVLKIAGGRHPVVEKISDDEFVSNDVDVTIMGNRMAIITGPNMSGKSTYIRQIALIVLMAQIGSFVPANDAEISLVDRVFSRVGASDNLSQGRSTFMVEMEEAANILNNATENSLVILDEVGRGTSTYDGVSIAWALSEYLVSRVKARTLFATHYHELLKLAAEHPEFVRNYNVMVSEDEEKGEVTFMRKIVEGGTDRSYGIYVAQLAGLPEEVVTRANEILSTLSNGKGESDDEQIAAATKGKSSKAASIDQLSFFSAQESELINELKGLDLDGMTPVEALNKLVELKRRFE, from the coding sequence ATGAAAAAGACCCCCATGATGGAACAATATTTAGGCGTCAAGAGGCAATATCCTGACAAGATTGTGCTGTTTCGGATGGGTGATTTCTATGAGACATTTGGCGATGATGCCAAGCTGGCCTCTAAAGTATTAAATATCACATTAACTACCCGCGACAAAGCTACCGACCCTACCCCACTTGCCGGTTTCCCACACCATGCGCTTGATCAATATCTGCCCAAGATCATCAAATCAGGCCACAGCGCTGTTGTTGTTGATCAGCTTGAGGATCCTAAGCTGGCCAAGGGAGTAGTTAAAAGAGGTGTCACTCGAGTAGTCACGCCAGGTACGCTTGATGGCGATCTGGCCGATTCGCGCAAAAATCCATATGTGATGGCTGTCGTGCAGGATAAGGAAAAGATCGGCGTTGCATTTGCAGATCTCTCAACTGGTGAATTTAAGATTACTGAGATTCCGCTGAGTCGGGATTCATTAAATTCATTAATTGCGGCGCACGACCCTGTAGAGATTTTGCTTCCGGACTCCGAGACTTCATTAAAATTTAATGAAATCCCTGTGCAGCTTATCAGCGCTGCAGAGAGCAAGCCAGCCGCCGCTGAGAAGACGCTCAAAGAATTCTATAAAGCGAAAAGCTTGGATTCGCTTTTTATAGCGGACTATAAGTTAGCGGCCAGAGCTGCTTCCATGCTTATCAGCTATATCTTGGATACGCAGAAAATGAACCCAGAGCATATCAGCAGACCGCAATACTTCTCGACTCAGGGCACGATGGTTCTTGATCGAGCGACAATCCGCAACCTCGACCTGGTGCAGAACTCCTACACTGGGCAATCTCACGACACACTGCTTGAGGTGCTCGATGACACTCGTACTGTCATGGGCAGGCGTATGCTCTACTCTTGGGTAATTAATCCGCTGCTTAATCTTCATGAAATTAATGAAAGGCATGAAGTTGTCGAGTATTTTCACAATGACTTTGAGCTACTTAATGAAATCCGCAAGCTTCTATCTGAAGTAAGCGACACAGAGCGAATTGTCGGCAAAGTCGGTCTAAACAGAGCCTCAGCGCGCGACTTGAAAGGGTTGCAGCTTTCATTGCAAAATATGCTGCAAATATCTGATAGATTAGCAGAGCATAGCGAGCTGCTTGAGAAATTTAAATTCGCCCAGCTCTTCTCCGACGAAAAACTCCCAATAAATAGCCTGATCACCCGCCTTGACTCTACAATCTCGGATTCACCACCTACTACGATAAGTGAGGGTGGAATTGTCAAAGCCGGTTACAGCCCAGAGGTAGATGAATTAAGATCACTGGCTGGCAGCAGCAACTCAGGCCAGAAAAACGAGTGGGTCCAAGAGATGGTTGAGGTCGAGAAAGCGAAGACCGGCATCCCATCGCTCAAGATCGGATTCAACAAGGTTTTTGGCTACTACATAGAAGTCACTAATGCGCATATTGATAAAGTCCCCGGCTACTATATCCGCAAGCAGACTTTGGTAAATTGCGAGCGCTTCATTACCGATGAGCTGAAGAAGAAAGAAGAGGTGATCCTTGGCGCTGAGGAGAGGCTTTTCAAGCTCGAGTACAATATCTTCCAAGAGCTGCGGGAAGAGCTGCTCCCCTACCTCACAGCGATCAAGCAGCTATCTCATGAGACTGGCAAGCTTGATGTCCTGGCCGGGTTTGCAAATATTGCGCGGTCAAATCTTTACATCAAGCCTATCATGCATGATTTTGGTGTGCGCGACGGAGTTTTAAAGATAGCAGGTGGCCGCCACCCTGTAGTCGAGAAGATCTCAGATGATGAGTTTGTATCAAACGATGTCGATGTGACAATCATGGGCAATCGCATGGCCATCATCACCGGCCCCAATATGTCGGGTAAATCAACCTATATCCGTCAGATCGCACTTATCGTCTTGATGGCGCAGATCGGCTCATTCGTGCCAGCAAATGATGCTGAGATCTCGCTGGTCGATCGTGTGTTCTCACGAGTAGGTGCTTCAGACAATCTGAGCCAGGGACGGAGCACATTTATGGTGGAGATGGAGGAAGCGGCAAATATATTGAATAATGCGACCGAAAACAGCCTGGTGATACTGGATGAGGTGGGTCGAGGTACAAGCACCTACGATGGTGTAAGCATTGCATGGGCTCTCTCCGAGTATCTTGTGAGTCGAGTCAAGGCTCGCACACTGTTTGCTACCCATTATCACGAGCTGCTGAAGCTGGCAGCCGAGCACCCTGAATTTGTCCGCAACTACAATGTGATGGTGAGCGAGGATGAGGAGAAAGGCGAAGTAACTTTCATGCGGAAGATCGTCGAGGGTGGTACTGATCGGAGCTACGGCATCTATGTAGCGCAGCTGGCTGGATTGCCTGAGGAGGTGGTAACGCGAGCGAATGAGATCCTCTCTACTCTATCAAATGGCAAGGGCGAGTCTGATGATGAGCAGATAGCAGCAGCGACTAAGGGGAAATCGAGCAAAGCAGCTAGCATTGATCAATTATCATTCTTCTCTGCGCAGGAGTCGGAGCTTATTAATGAGTTGAAAGGGCTGGATCTAGATGGGATGACGCCGGTGGAGGCGCTGAATAAGCTGGTGGAGTTGAAGAGGAGGTTTGAGTGA
- a CDS encoding type II restriction endonuclease produces MLENNFAGQAIEAVKRGSVAFSKFITSNDAGVTGGHQSGFHLHKNSYPLFFETQGVKGENSEKFAKIKWQGDFETDSRFIYYGVGTRDEYRLTRFGKGFPFLTEESVGNLLILTKQTDEYYEAFVLSSDDEIETFFSAFGISPQETNKIIPKTNTVSVEDQLMKMFEAYIGTISVDFPLTTEIADNARKIIMQVSGISTIDVKSNPDKELLRWLDTEYKLFKTIENNRYSNIIGQPFKDVDSFIQTANSILNRRKSRAGKSLEHHLSNMFTTFDLKFSEQTVTEEHKKPDFIFPSPEAYHNFLFDQNKLVFLAAKTTCKDRWRQILNEADRIKVKHLFTLQQGISSNQMKEMTRYNVKLVVPKEYINTYPKEYREGIYSLGQFVRYVDATQK; encoded by the coding sequence ATGTTAGAAAATAATTTTGCAGGTCAGGCAATTGAGGCTGTTAAAAGAGGTTCTGTAGCTTTCTCGAAATTTATAACTTCAAACGATGCTGGAGTAACTGGAGGTCATCAAAGTGGATTCCATCTACATAAGAACTCATACCCTCTTTTTTTTGAGACTCAAGGAGTCAAAGGTGAAAATAGTGAAAAATTTGCAAAGATAAAATGGCAGGGAGATTTTGAAACAGACAGCAGGTTTATCTACTATGGGGTCGGTACAAGAGATGAATACAGACTTACAAGGTTCGGCAAAGGATTTCCGTTTTTAACAGAGGAAAGCGTTGGAAACCTTCTTATTCTTACTAAACAGACAGATGAGTACTACGAGGCGTTTGTACTTTCAAGTGATGATGAGATAGAAACCTTCTTCAGTGCATTCGGCATAAGTCCACAGGAAACAAATAAAATCATTCCTAAAACAAATACTGTAAGTGTTGAAGATCAGCTTATGAAGATGTTTGAGGCTTACATAGGTACTATCAGCGTTGATTTCCCTCTTACAACCGAGATTGCAGATAATGCTAGGAAAATAATTATGCAGGTTTCTGGAATATCTACAATTGATGTCAAATCTAATCCAGATAAGGAGCTTTTGAGATGGCTTGATACAGAGTATAAGTTATTTAAAACTATTGAGAATAATAGATATTCAAACATCATAGGGCAACCTTTTAAGGATGTAGATTCTTTCATACAAACAGCGAACAGCATTTTAAATAGAAGAAAAAGTAGAGCTGGAAAGTCACTTGAGCATCACCTTTCAAATATGTTTACAACTTTTGATTTGAAATTCAGTGAGCAGACTGTAACAGAAGAGCACAAAAAGCCTGATTTCATCTTCCCAAGCCCGGAAGCATATCACAATTTTTTATTTGATCAGAATAAGCTTGTTTTTCTTGCAGCGAAAACAACATGCAAAGACAGATGGAGACAGATCTTGAATGAAGCTGACAGAATCAAAGTAAAACATTTATTTACATTACAGCAGGGAATATCTTCCAATCAGATGAAAGAAATGACGCGCTACAATGTTAAACTTGTTGTTCCAAAAGAATATATAAACACTTATCCTAAGGAGTACAGAGAAGGAATTTATTCGCTTGGTCAGTTTGTAAGATACGTCGATGCAACTCAAAAATAG
- a CDS encoding SprT family zinc-dependent metalloprotease: MKLNYTLKREKRRSLTIRITENADVIVKAPHRLPQQQIDQFLEEKSGWISKKLALQQRRSGERPAHRFNEGEKFEYLGETYSLQIIPPSAVTKYGLTLREPLDLHQDFILHAEKQPKAREAFTKWYKSEARTILADRVGHFCDLAGLRHQSIKLSNAKTRWGSCSSKGNLNFNWRIIMAPMEVVDYLVAHEVAHLRHQNHSKSFWNLVGEIYPDYKQHRRWLKENGHRLEI; this comes from the coding sequence ATGAAACTAAACTACACCCTCAAACGAGAAAAACGCCGCTCCCTTACTATCCGCATCACCGAAAACGCCGACGTCATTGTCAAAGCACCTCACCGCCTCCCACAGCAGCAGATCGACCAATTCCTAGAGGAGAAATCCGGCTGGATAAGCAAGAAGCTTGCTCTACAGCAGCGCCGCAGCGGAGAACGCCCTGCGCACAGATTTAATGAGGGTGAAAAATTCGAGTATCTCGGCGAGACTTACAGCCTGCAAATAATCCCTCCAAGCGCAGTCACCAAATATGGGCTCACACTAAGAGAGCCGCTAGACCTGCACCAAGACTTCATCCTCCATGCCGAGAAGCAGCCGAAAGCGCGCGAGGCATTCACAAAATGGTACAAGAGTGAAGCACGTACAATTCTGGCCGATAGAGTAGGGCATTTCTGCGACCTAGCCGGGCTTAGGCACCAATCGATCAAGCTCTCAAATGCCAAGACTCGCTGGGGCTCATGCAGCAGCAAGGGCAATCTAAACTTCAACTGGCGTATCATAATGGCTCCGATGGAGGTAGTAGACTATCTGGTCGCCCACGAGGTAGCGCATCTAAGGCATCAGAATCATTCGAAGAGCTTCTGGAATTTGGTGGGGGAGATCTATCCGGATTATAAGCAGCATCGGAGGTGGCTGAAGGAGAATGGGCATAGGCTGGAGATCTAA
- a CDS encoding PEP/pyruvate-binding domain-containing protein, which yields MFGFAKKSEDTQDQSIFFHEDYAFKDVNEALVGRKGRSLFQLRSMDIPTPGFFVISPEVYKKFLLKAFDHKLENVIKNAKEPDISKLEKLILEAEFDRDFYEELLRAYSRLSGFSNAWVAVRSSVVYPKDPGVSFSGVFATELNVRNINALVESVKHVYLSLFRDSVVAYAANHSVDLTEVQMAVVVQKMIQPEVSGVAYTVDPITNDSKKVSIEAVFGLGDVIADGTITPDQYLLNKKNLEILEKHISPQDWMKIRNLSQDRKPGQKVDHHRIQISQAWSHQQKLEDKNVEFVAKVALIAEDRVGSPQIIEWLWESGTVWVLQSKPIIEPAPKSEEKEAKAQMQAASATEVPAEPVIKDPLETSDSTQAPKTEEKAPDTVFDVAVDIVKEEKLKEKAIIGTVVASKMAEEAAEDRKLAKKDVEEAKKKAVGAKVDDLYTVEETRLDRETAELKEEVEQMPKKEAVEEYKEREKDVKTLEKLSEKFRQMSERAAQKNEKAKEKVEKKQVGKLLDLGVKSVKDNMEFLLTGIGASAGAVTGEVKVIGDKVPDKLIVTKGTILLLKKFSPDMEKYISEAGGVLMDEGGLTSDVAILCRELEVPAVVGTGLATTLITEGEVVKIDGTVGSVYRVLREKPEDQLQNAIAQTGAVDNAQSTPSKPDQVVKMATATKVMLTPEYGARVEKYNDLKDVTDGYGLLDLDMVMVEKGRHPLAYAEEKKYREYSKDIEVMIDEFSDVAKGNEVIVSLGSGTVGMFRELVKGTSMEGKDLPDEMNGVARYMQNTRLFEKVMLTLKRVRNVYKSRNVSIALHSPVNGSLLKDIKKEMSAAGLRRTTTLMIYAVIDRPSEVILVDDILAAGVDGVIINTPWLARQMQGFSVHEKNVRYDLSVGSVAKILESILAQTRGSKQRVYIIAEDDPALIKKAVEWGVYGVMVKPEAYMEAKRVVAETEARMVMKM from the coding sequence ATGTTCGGTTTCGCTAAAAAGTCTGAAGACACGCAAGATCAGTCGATCTTCTTCCATGAGGATTACGCCTTTAAAGATGTAAATGAAGCATTAGTTGGCCGCAAAGGTCGAAGCCTCTTTCAGCTCAGAAGCATGGACATCCCTACCCCAGGGTTCTTCGTTATCTCTCCAGAAGTTTACAAGAAATTCTTGCTCAAAGCATTTGACCATAAGCTAGAAAATGTAATCAAGAATGCGAAGGAGCCCGATATAAGCAAGCTCGAGAAACTTATACTCGAGGCTGAGTTTGACAGAGATTTCTACGAAGAATTGCTGCGTGCATATTCACGACTCTCTGGATTCTCAAATGCCTGGGTAGCAGTTCGCTCCTCCGTCGTATATCCGAAAGATCCTGGCGTATCATTCTCGGGTGTATTTGCGACTGAATTAAATGTCCGCAATATCAACGCGCTGGTCGAATCGGTCAAGCATGTCTACCTATCACTTTTCCGAGATAGTGTCGTCGCATATGCAGCCAACCACTCTGTCGACCTTACCGAGGTACAGATGGCGGTCGTAGTACAGAAAATGATCCAGCCGGAGGTATCTGGAGTGGCATACACTGTTGACCCAATCACAAACGATAGTAAGAAAGTCAGCATCGAAGCAGTATTCGGACTTGGAGATGTAATCGCTGACGGTACAATTACCCCAGACCAGTACCTGCTGAACAAGAAGAACCTTGAAATTCTCGAGAAGCATATCTCCCCTCAGGACTGGATGAAGATTCGCAATCTCTCACAGGATCGTAAGCCTGGCCAGAAGGTTGATCACCACAGGATCCAGATCTCGCAGGCTTGGAGTCACCAGCAGAAGCTTGAAGATAAGAATGTAGAGTTTGTAGCCAAAGTAGCTTTAATCGCTGAAGATCGCGTAGGATCACCACAGATTATTGAGTGGCTCTGGGAAAGCGGCACTGTTTGGGTACTCCAATCGAAGCCAATCATCGAGCCAGCTCCAAAGAGTGAAGAGAAAGAGGCTAAAGCTCAGATGCAGGCTGCGTCTGCCACTGAGGTTCCTGCAGAGCCAGTTATCAAAGATCCGCTCGAGACCAGTGACAGCACTCAAGCGCCTAAAACAGAAGAAAAGGCTCCAGACACAGTATTCGATGTAGCAGTCGACATAGTCAAAGAGGAGAAGCTTAAAGAGAAAGCCATAATTGGTACAGTAGTTGCCTCGAAGATGGCTGAAGAAGCCGCAGAAGATAGGAAGCTCGCCAAAAAAGATGTAGAAGAAGCCAAGAAGAAGGCAGTCGGTGCAAAGGTTGATGATCTGTACACCGTCGAAGAGACTCGACTAGATCGCGAGACAGCCGAGCTGAAGGAAGAGGTCGAGCAGATGCCAAAGAAAGAGGCTGTCGAGGAGTATAAGGAGCGAGAGAAAGATGTGAAGACATTGGAGAAGCTGAGCGAGAAATTCCGCCAGATGAGCGAGCGAGCAGCCCAGAAGAATGAGAAGGCCAAAGAGAAAGTAGAAAAGAAACAGGTTGGTAAGCTTCTTGACCTAGGTGTGAAGTCTGTGAAAGACAATATGGAGTTCCTACTAACAGGAATCGGAGCGAGTGCCGGTGCAGTTACTGGTGAGGTCAAAGTAATCGGCGACAAGGTGCCAGATAAGCTGATTGTGACAAAAGGGACAATCCTGCTGCTCAAGAAGTTCTCACCAGACATGGAGAAATATATCTCTGAAGCTGGCGGTGTATTGATGGATGAGGGTGGATTGACAAGCGACGTGGCCATACTTTGTCGCGAGCTTGAAGTCCCAGCAGTAGTCGGCACAGGCCTTGCCACGACATTGATAACTGAGGGTGAAGTGGTAAAGATTGATGGTACTGTTGGAAGCGTCTACCGAGTCCTTCGCGAGAAGCCAGAAGACCAGCTGCAGAATGCTATTGCACAAACGGGAGCTGTAGATAACGCTCAATCAACACCGTCGAAACCTGATCAGGTTGTCAAGATGGCAACCGCTACCAAGGTAATGTTAACACCAGAGTATGGCGCAAGGGTTGAGAAATATAACGACCTGAAAGATGTGACCGATGGCTACGGCCTACTCGATCTTGATATGGTGATGGTAGAAAAAGGTCGTCACCCACTCGCCTATGCCGAGGAGAAGAAATACCGTGAATATTCAAAAGATATTGAAGTAATGATCGATGAGTTCTCTGATGTAGCCAAAGGCAATGAGGTTATTGTATCACTAGGCTCAGGCACAGTAGGCATGTTCCGCGAGCTAGTTAAGGGTACATCGATGGAAGGGAAAGATCTCCCCGACGAGATGAATGGTGTCGCCCGCTATATGCAGAATACTCGACTCTTTGAGAAAGTAATGCTTACACTGAAGCGAGTTCGCAACGTGTACAAGAGCCGCAACGTCTCTATCGCCCTTCACTCGCCAGTTAATGGCAGCCTATTGAAAGATATCAAGAAAGAGATGTCGGCAGCCGGATTGCGACGCACAACCACACTTATGATATATGCAGTGATCGACCGCCCATCTGAAGTGATACTTGTCGACGACATATTGGCAGCTGGCGTTGATGGTGTAATTATCAATACCCCATGGCTGGCTCGACAGATGCAAGGCTTCTCAGTCCATGAGAAAAATGTCCGCTATGACCTAAGTGTTGGCAGCGTCGCCAAAATATTGGAGAGCATACTGGCACAGACCCGCGGCTCTAAGCAGCGTGTCTATATAATCGCCGAGGATGATCCAGCCCTGATCAAGAAGGCTGTGGAATGGGGTGTCTACGGAGTGATGGTAAAGCCAGAGGCTTACATGGAAGCAAAGCGAGTGGTCGCGGAGACCGAAGCAAGAATGGTGATGAAGATGTAG
- a CDS encoding AI-2E family transporter, with protein MKNLSMVNNNGKIDYKRDGAKASSRSRKSQKSKNSAEGVNNFINYVTKGHEVDPTTVVHKIEITWKSIAMVLITLGALYLGMRLLSLLSVFFLGFVFSAVLLPPVRKLMRRGIGKFWAIAITYLGLAVIVIALLIMVLAPLAQEISAISHSFPSMKEQLINDVSHIIAAVADVDPEQVAAALNEYGGRLIRGELILNSGGDRAAETFRTISDFGAVLGSLFLSVILSIYIISEHDTFLDIVFLRIMDENKRTLAKGMLRDVEDKLGRWLLGQGALSLIVGVSVWLILTVFGVPFALPLALLAAMAELIPSGGAVISFIPAVVVALVSNGVANALMVAGAYIVFYQIENAILVPKIMGNVIGVKPIVVFVGLLVGLSIGGITGAIMAVPAMVLIKIGYDFYVNYQKLKAEGKI; from the coding sequence ATGAAAAATCTTAGCATGGTAAACAACAACGGGAAGATCGATTATAAGAGAGATGGCGCGAAAGCCTCGAGTCGAAGCCGCAAATCACAGAAGTCGAAAAATAGCGCAGAAGGCGTGAACAATTTCATTAATTATGTAACTAAAGGGCACGAGGTCGATCCGACAACCGTTGTCCATAAGATCGAGATCACATGGAAAAGCATCGCAATGGTGCTTATCACCTTAGGTGCGCTCTATCTCGGGATGCGGCTTCTGAGCCTATTGTCGGTCTTCTTCTTAGGCTTCGTGTTCTCAGCTGTGCTGCTCCCACCTGTAAGGAAATTAATGCGCAGAGGCATTGGCAAATTCTGGGCGATTGCGATCACATATCTCGGGCTTGCGGTAATAGTTATTGCTCTGCTTATTATGGTGCTCGCTCCGCTCGCGCAAGAAATATCTGCGATCTCACACTCTTTCCCTTCAATGAAGGAGCAGCTTATCAATGATGTCTCGCACATCATTGCTGCTGTGGCCGACGTAGATCCAGAGCAGGTGGCCGCGGCGCTAAACGAGTATGGTGGCCGTCTAATTAGAGGTGAATTGATCCTTAACTCAGGTGGCGATCGAGCTGCCGAGACATTCAGGACGATCTCTGACTTTGGTGCTGTGCTAGGCTCACTCTTCCTCTCTGTTATTTTATCTATCTACATTATCTCCGAGCACGATACATTCTTGGATATCGTATTCCTGAGGATTATGGACGAAAATAAACGCACGCTGGCGAAAGGAATGCTGCGTGATGTTGAGGATAAGCTTGGTCGCTGGCTACTAGGACAAGGAGCACTCTCGCTCATTGTTGGTGTGTCAGTATGGCTAATACTTACTGTTTTTGGTGTACCATTTGCGCTTCCGCTCGCGCTGCTTGCAGCTATGGCAGAGCTGATTCCTAGTGGTGGAGCAGTGATCTCATTTATACCTGCGGTTGTTGTAGCTTTGGTTAGCAACGGTGTCGCCAATGCCTTGATGGTTGCTGGTGCATATATTGTGTTCTACCAGATTGAGAATGCAATTCTTGTGCCAAAAATCATGGGGAATGTGATTGGTGTTAAGCCGATTGTTGTATTTGTAGGATTGCTAGTAGGATTGAGTATCGGTGGTATAACCGGAGCAATCATGGCTGTCCCGGCAATGGTGCTTATAAAGATCGGATACGACTTCTACGTGAACTATCAGAAATTGAAGGCCGAAGGGAAGATTTAA